Proteins from a genomic interval of Dama dama isolate Ldn47 chromosome 1, ASM3311817v1, whole genome shotgun sequence:
- the LOC133055631 gene encoding olfactory receptor 5W2-like → MDTGNCSSLTEFIFLGITDNTENKVILFTMFLLVYLVTLLANLGMITLIRMDPQLHTPMYFFLSHLSFCDLSISTAVGPKMLVDIFAKNRSIPFYGCALQLLVLYTFIDSECLLLAVMAYDRYKAVSSPLLYAVSMSSRLCSLLMAGVYLVSIAETLIHLTLAFRLCFCGSNEINHFFCDVAPLLLLSCSDTQVNELLIFTAFGFIELSTISGVLVSYCYIILSVLKSHSAKGGIKAFSTCISHLTSVAIFQGTMLFMYFRSSSSYSLDEDKMTSLFYTLVIPMLNPLIYSLRNKDVKQTLKKLKNKWF, encoded by the coding sequence ATGGACACGGGGAATTGCTCCTCCTTAACTGAATTCATTTTCTTGGGAATTACAGATAACACTGAGAACAAAGTGATTCTATTTACCATGTTTCTCCTTGTTTATCTCGTTACTCTTCTGGCAAATCTCGGAATGATAACCCTGATTCGGATGGATCCCCAGCTGCACACAcctatgtacttcttcctcagccACCTCTCCTTCTGTGACCTCAGCATTTCCACAGCCGTCGGCCCCAAGATGCTGGTGGACATATTTGCTAAGAACAGATCGATTCCCTTCTATGGCTGTGCCCTGCAATTACTGGTGCTCTATACCTTTATAGAttctgagtgtctcctgctggcagtgatggcctatgaccggtaCAAGGCCGTCAGCAGCCCCTTGCTCTATGCGGTCAGCATGTCCAGCAGGCTGTGCTCCCTGCTCATGGCGGGGGTTTACCTGGTGAGCATAGCAGAGACTTTGATACACTTGACATTAGCCTTCCGCTTGTGTTTCTGTGGGTCAAATGAGATTAATCACTTTTTTTGTGATGTTGCTCCTCTTCTATTGCTATCTTGCTCAGATACACAGGTCAATGAGTTACTGATATTTACTGCTTTTGGCTTCATTGAACTGAGTACAATTTCAGGAGTTCTTGTCTCTTATTGTTATATTATCCTATCAGTCTTGAAGAGCCACTCTGCCAAAGGGGGAATCAAAGCTTTCTCTACCTGCATCTCTCACCTAACTTCTGTGGCAATTTTCCAGGGaacaatgctcttcatgtatttcaggtCAAGTTCTTCCTACTCTCTAGATGAAGACAAAATGACCTCTTTGTTTTACACCCTTGTGATTCCCATGTTAAACCCTCTGATTTACAGCCTAAGGAATAAGGATGTGAAACAAACCctgaaaaaattgaagaataagtggttttaa